A genomic segment from Malus domestica chromosome 05, GDT2T_hap1 encodes:
- the LOC139196462 gene encoding uncharacterized protein isoform X2 gives MIHSEFNRRRLEKLGEPGPLLPRVGHREETLMSQFWGFHVRFRKLFVFKKKLRIRSNVYCKSCWSNFQFFIAALQALYHQVTASTKKLLLMC, from the exons atgATACACAGTGAATTTAACAGAAGGAGGCTGGAAAAGTTGGGGGAACCGGGGCCTCTCTTACCACGTGTTGGTCATCGTGAG GAAACGCTCATGTCCCAATTTTGGGGCTTTCATGTGCGATTTCGCAAGCTCTTTGTGTTCAAG AAAAAGTTAAGGATACGATCAAACGTTTACTG CAAAAGTTGTTGGTCGAATTTCCAGTTTTTCATTGCGGCTTTGCAAGCTCTTTATCATCAAg TTACTGCTTCAACCAAAAAACTTTTGCTCATGTGTTAA
- the LOC139196462 gene encoding uncharacterized protein isoform X4, protein MDFFFKFYFFSFWGFDMCAYLVSGNAHVPILGLSCAISQALCVQEKVKDTIKRLLQKLLVEFPVFHCGFASSLSSSYCFNQKTFAHVLRGCWHVLSKKKKY, encoded by the exons ATggattttttctttaaattttattttttttcattttggggGTTTGATATGTGCGCTTATTTGGTTTCAGGAAACGCTCATGTCCCAATTTTGGGGCTTTCATGTGCGATTTCGCAAGCTCTTTGTGTTCAAG AAAAAGTTAAGGATACGATCAAACGTTTACTG CAAAAGTTGTTGGTCGAATTTCCAGTTTTTCATTGCGGCTTTGCAAGCTCTTTATCATCAAg TTACTGCTTCAACCAAAAAACTTTTGCTCATGTGTTAAGAGGATGTTGGCATGTGTTATCCAAAAAAAAGAAGTATTGA
- the LOC139196462 gene encoding uncharacterized protein isoform X1 → MIHSEFNRRRLEKLGEPGPLLPRVGHREETLMSQFWGFHVRFRKLFVFKKKLRIRSNVYCCSKSCWSNFQFFIAALQALYHQVTASTKKLLLMC, encoded by the exons atgATACACAGTGAATTTAACAGAAGGAGGCTGGAAAAGTTGGGGGAACCGGGGCCTCTCTTACCACGTGTTGGTCATCGTGAG GAAACGCTCATGTCCCAATTTTGGGGCTTTCATGTGCGATTTCGCAAGCTCTTTGTGTTCAAG AAAAAGTTAAGGATACGATCAAACGTTTACTG TTGCAGCAAAAGTTGTTGGTCGAATTTCCAGTTTTTCATTGCGGCTTTGCAAGCTCTTTATCATCAAg TTACTGCTTCAACCAAAAAACTTTTGCTCATGTGTTAA
- the LOC139196462 gene encoding uncharacterized protein isoform X3, with amino-acid sequence MDFFFKFYFFSFWGFDMCAYLVSGNAHVPILGLSCAISQALCVQEKVKDTIKRLLLQQKLLVEFPVFHCGFASSLSSSYCFNQKTFAHVLRGCWHVLSKKKKY; translated from the exons ATggattttttctttaaattttattttttttcattttggggGTTTGATATGTGCGCTTATTTGGTTTCAGGAAACGCTCATGTCCCAATTTTGGGGCTTTCATGTGCGATTTCGCAAGCTCTTTGTGTTCAAG AAAAAGTTAAGGATACGATCAAACGTTTACTG TTGCAGCAAAAGTTGTTGGTCGAATTTCCAGTTTTTCATTGCGGCTTTGCAAGCTCTTTATCATCAAg TTACTGCTTCAACCAAAAAACTTTTGCTCATGTGTTAAGAGGATGTTGGCATGTGTTATCCAAAAAAAAGAAGTATTGA